One Micromonospora sp. FIMYZ51 genomic window carries:
- the purF gene encoding amidophosphoribosyltransferase, with the protein MPRGDGRLSHDLDPQRPGPQDACGVFGVWAPGEEVANLTYFGLYALQHRGQEAAGIAVSDGSGVVVYKDLGLVAQVFDEPTLASLRGHVAIGHTRYSTTGGSTWENAQPTIRATSSGTTIALAHNGNLVNTAELQREATEQGLSADGSTNDTSLVTMLLASRPDLSVEAAALEVLPRLRGAFSFVFMDESTLYAARDAHGVRPLVLGRLERGWVVASETAALDIVGASVVREVEPGELIAIDTDGLRSSRFAAPEPKGCLFEYVYIARPDATIAGRNVHAARVQIGRQLAKEHPVEADMVIPVPESGTPAAIGYAEESGITYGAGLMKNPYVGRTFIQPSQTLRQLGIRLKLNPLRQNVRGKRLVVVDDSIVRGNTQRAIVRMLREAGAVEVHVRISSPPVSWPCFYGIDFATRAELLANGLDNDGIRRSIGADTLGYVSLPGLIAATEQPKSRLCRACFDGEYPIELPVGNLIGKHVLEGIGRRVAHSAADGTDADEQMIPPVVAASGGDDDFSPRSDLRMSASTHRP; encoded by the coding sequence GTGCCCCGAGGCGACGGCCGGCTGAGCCACGACCTTGATCCTCAACGACCCGGCCCCCAGGACGCGTGTGGCGTCTTCGGCGTCTGGGCACCCGGAGAAGAGGTCGCCAACCTGACCTACTTCGGGCTGTACGCGTTGCAGCATCGAGGTCAGGAGGCCGCCGGCATTGCGGTAAGCGACGGCTCCGGAGTGGTGGTTTACAAGGATCTCGGCCTGGTGGCCCAGGTCTTCGACGAGCCGACGCTGGCGAGCCTGCGCGGGCACGTCGCGATCGGGCACACCCGCTACTCCACGACGGGCGGGTCGACCTGGGAGAACGCCCAGCCGACCATCCGCGCCACAAGTTCCGGCACCACTATCGCGCTGGCCCACAACGGCAACCTGGTCAACACCGCCGAACTCCAGCGGGAGGCGACCGAGCAGGGGCTGAGCGCGGATGGCTCGACAAACGACACCTCGCTGGTCACCATGCTGCTGGCCAGCCGGCCGGATCTCTCCGTCGAGGCCGCCGCGCTGGAGGTGCTGCCGCGGCTGCGGGGCGCCTTCAGTTTCGTCTTCATGGACGAGAGCACCCTCTACGCCGCGCGTGACGCGCACGGGGTACGCCCGCTGGTGCTCGGCCGGCTGGAACGCGGCTGGGTGGTGGCCAGCGAGACCGCCGCACTGGACATCGTGGGTGCCAGTGTGGTCCGCGAGGTCGAGCCCGGCGAGTTGATCGCGATCGACACCGACGGGCTGCGGTCGAGCCGGTTCGCGGCTCCCGAGCCCAAGGGCTGCCTTTTCGAGTACGTCTACATCGCCCGCCCGGACGCCACAATCGCCGGCCGCAACGTGCACGCGGCCCGGGTGCAGATCGGCCGCCAGCTGGCCAAGGAGCACCCGGTCGAGGCGGACATGGTCATCCCGGTGCCCGAGTCGGGCACCCCGGCCGCGATCGGGTACGCCGAGGAGTCCGGCATCACCTACGGTGCCGGTCTGATGAAGAACCCGTACGTCGGGCGTACCTTCATCCAGCCGTCGCAGACCCTGCGTCAGCTGGGGATCCGGCTCAAGCTCAACCCGCTGCGCCAGAACGTGCGGGGCAAGCGGCTGGTCGTGGTCGACGACTCCATCGTCCGGGGCAACACCCAGCGCGCGATCGTGCGGATGCTCCGCGAGGCCGGTGCGGTGGAGGTGCACGTACGCATCTCCTCGCCGCCGGTCTCCTGGCCCTGTTTCTACGGCATCGACTTCGCCACCCGCGCCGAGCTGCTCGCCAACGGCCTCGACAACGACGGCATCCGGCGCTCAATCGGCGCGGACACGCTCGGCTACGTCTCGCTGCCCGGCCTGATCGCCGCTACCGAGCAGCCGAAGAGCCGGTTGTGCCGGGCCTGCTTCGACGGGGAGTACCCGATCGAGCTGCCCGTCGGCAACCTGATCGGCAAGCACGTGCTCGAAGGGATCGGGCGTCGGGTAGCGCACAGTGCGGCCGACGGCACCGACGCCGACGAGCAGATGATCCCTCCGGTCGTCGCCGCGTCGGGTGGCGACGACGACTTCAGCCCACGCTCCGACCTGAGAATGTCGGCGAGCACACACCGCCCGTAG
- the purM gene encoding phosphoribosylformylglycinamidine cyclo-ligase, which yields MTHVSERSDAGSSPTGAGGDRQPWTAGTGRSPRKRSVSYADAGVSIEAGDRAVELLKSKVKQTRRPEVMGDLGGFAGLFRLDTTKYKNPILASSTDGVGTKLVIAQQMDIHDTVGIDLVAMVVDDLVACGAEPLFLLDYIATGEVVPDKVAEIGAGIADGCRYAGCALLGGETAEHPGVLRPDEYDISATGVGVVEENEILSSERVEVGDVVIAMRSSGLHSNGYSLVRHVLLGAGRMRLDVVIDDFGRQRTLGEELLTPTKIYAQDCLKLIAEAEVRALAHVTGGGIPGNLVRILPEHVDAVVNRSTWKPQPVFDLIQSKGRIEDPAMESTFNMGVGMFAIVSAEDADRALATLTGRGVDAWQAGEIIEGTGEVRMVGQHTRG from the coding sequence GTGACGCACGTGTCCGAGCGCAGCGACGCAGGAAGCAGCCCGACGGGCGCTGGTGGCGATCGTCAGCCCTGGACGGCCGGCACCGGCCGCTCACCTCGCAAACGCTCGGTCTCGTACGCGGACGCCGGCGTGTCGATCGAGGCGGGGGACCGCGCGGTCGAGCTGCTGAAGTCCAAGGTGAAGCAGACTCGCCGGCCGGAGGTGATGGGCGACCTCGGCGGCTTCGCCGGCCTGTTCCGGCTGGACACCACGAAGTACAAGAACCCGATCCTGGCCTCCTCCACGGACGGCGTCGGCACCAAGCTGGTGATCGCCCAGCAGATGGACATCCACGACACGGTCGGCATCGACCTGGTCGCGATGGTCGTGGACGACCTCGTCGCCTGCGGTGCCGAGCCGCTGTTCCTGTTGGACTACATCGCCACCGGCGAGGTCGTACCGGACAAGGTCGCCGAGATCGGCGCCGGCATCGCCGACGGCTGCCGGTACGCCGGCTGTGCGCTGCTCGGTGGGGAGACCGCCGAGCACCCGGGCGTACTGCGTCCGGACGAGTACGACATCTCCGCCACCGGTGTCGGTGTGGTGGAGGAGAACGAGATCCTCAGCTCGGAGCGGGTCGAGGTGGGTGACGTGGTGATCGCCATGCGCTCGTCCGGGCTGCACTCCAACGGCTACTCCCTGGTCCGGCACGTGCTGCTCGGTGCCGGCCGGATGCGGCTGGACGTCGTGATCGATGACTTCGGTCGGCAGCGCACCCTCGGCGAGGAACTGCTCACCCCCACCAAGATCTACGCGCAGGACTGCCTCAAGCTGATCGCCGAGGCCGAGGTGCGGGCGCTGGCCCACGTCACCGGCGGCGGCATTCCGGGCAACCTGGTGCGGATCCTGCCCGAGCACGTGGACGCGGTGGTCAACCGCTCGACGTGGAAGCCGCAGCCGGTCTTCGACCTGATCCAGTCCAAGGGCCGGATCGAGGACCCGGCGATGGAGTCGACCTTCAACATGGGCGTCGGCATGTTCGCGATCGTCTCGGCCGAGGACGCCGACCGCGCCCTGGCGACGTTGACCGGCCGTGGCGTGGACGCCTGGCAGGCCGGCGAGATCATCGAGGGCACCGGCGAGGTGCGGATGGTCGGCCAGCACACCCGGGGGTGA
- the amcB gene encoding cyclophane-forming radical SAM peptide maturase AmcB, giving the protein MRGLATVPSYVVMQPTTLCNLDCAYCYLPFRAVDRRMPVEVAEAVAGSVNRWAASGRFSVVWHGGEPLAAGREHLAALMAPFGPGLEHHVQTNATLIDDAWCEFFVAHRMRVSVSVDGPRERNGDRVSRSGRPAYDRIVRGVAALRRHGVPFSALAVVNDPAPGRARELYEYCLDLGCEVLGVNIEETEGVNVRDNSHDAAAVTGFWAELVAAWRRDPRIHLREVEWSLRYAAAVLDGTADQLLPGQLDPIPTVAYDGSVVVLSPELAGFSDPRYGDFTSGNVLTTPLHTILADAAAGTPWVGEFVTGVEACRSSCPYFGFCGGGHAANRYFELGRFDGTETEHCRNSKIRLLEGVLEHARDHQSPGA; this is encoded by the coding sequence ATGCGGGGCCTGGCCACCGTCCCGTCGTACGTCGTAATGCAGCCGACCACCCTTTGCAATCTCGACTGCGCGTACTGCTACCTGCCGTTTCGCGCGGTGGACCGGCGGATGCCGGTCGAGGTGGCCGAGGCGGTGGCGGGCTCGGTGAACCGGTGGGCGGCGTCGGGGCGGTTCTCGGTGGTCTGGCACGGTGGCGAGCCGTTGGCCGCCGGACGCGAGCACCTGGCAGCGCTGATGGCACCGTTCGGCCCCGGGTTGGAGCATCACGTCCAGACCAACGCGACGCTGATCGACGACGCGTGGTGCGAGTTCTTCGTGGCCCACCGGATGCGGGTCAGCGTGAGCGTGGACGGTCCTCGGGAGCGCAACGGCGACCGGGTGAGCCGGTCCGGCCGGCCCGCGTACGACCGGATCGTCCGTGGTGTGGCGGCGCTGCGCCGGCACGGGGTGCCGTTCTCGGCGCTCGCGGTGGTGAACGACCCGGCACCCGGCCGGGCGCGGGAACTCTACGAGTACTGCCTCGACCTCGGCTGCGAGGTGCTCGGCGTGAACATCGAGGAGACCGAGGGCGTCAACGTACGTGACAATTCCCACGATGCCGCCGCGGTGACCGGCTTCTGGGCCGAACTGGTCGCGGCCTGGCGGCGTGACCCCCGGATCCACCTGCGGGAGGTCGAGTGGTCACTGCGGTACGCCGCAGCGGTGCTGGACGGCACCGCTGACCAACTGCTGCCCGGTCAGCTCGACCCGATCCCGACCGTGGCGTACGACGGCTCGGTCGTGGTGCTGTCGCCCGAGTTGGCCGGCTTCTCCGATCCCCGCTACGGCGACTTCACCAGCGGGAACGTGCTCACCACCCCGTTGCACACGATCCTCGCCGACGCGGCGGCGGGTACGCCGTGGGTCGGCGAGTTCGTGACCGGGGTGGAGGCGTGCCGATCGTCCTGCCCGTACTTCGGCTTCTGCGGTGGCGGCCACGCGGCCAACCGCTACTTCGAGCTGGGGCGTTTTGACGGTACGGAGACCGAGCATTGCCGTAACAGCAAGATCCGCTTATTGGAGGGAGTGTTGGAGCATGCCCGAGACCACCAGTCACCGGGAGCCTGA
- the amcA gene encoding multiple cyclophane-containing RiPP AmcA, producing MPETTSHREPECGTEGGPDRVADRVRAAATGLTALLQEAEVARQLRAEVAGGDGASAVCAWNHFENIPTFYNWNNRPR from the coding sequence ATGCCCGAGACCACCAGTCACCGGGAGCCTGAGTGCGGAACGGAGGGCGGACCCGACCGGGTCGCCGACCGGGTCCGTGCGGCCGCCACCGGGCTCACCGCCCTACTCCAGGAGGCCGAGGTCGCCCGCCAGTTACGAGCGGAGGTGGCGGGTGGCGACGGCGCCAGCGCGGTCTGCGCCTGGAACCACTTCGAGAACATCCCGACGTTCTACAACTGGAACAACCGGCCCCGTTGA
- a CDS encoding DUF3073 domain-containing protein: MGRGRAKAKQTKVARELKYHSPNTDLAALQRELGGSGKSDRNFDDDYKEYVDDDEDHAEDDPDTWVRPTR, from the coding sequence ATGGGGCGCGGCCGTGCTAAGGCCAAGCAGACAAAGGTGGCCCGGGAGTTGAAGTATCACTCCCCGAACACCGACCTCGCCGCCTTGCAGCGAGAACTCGGCGGCAGCGGCAAGTCGGACCGCAACTTCGACGACGACTACAAAGAGTACGTCGACGATGACGAGGACCATGCCGAGGACGACCCAGACACCTGGGTCCGTCCGACCCGTTGA
- a CDS encoding Glu/Leu/Phe/Val dehydrogenase, whose amino-acid sequence MGVFATTDDPEAMGHEQVVFCQDRQTGLKAIIGIYSTALGPALGGTRFYPYDSEEAALADVLDLSRGMAYKNALAGLDLGGGKAVIWGDPEQIKSEALLRAYGRFVQSLGGRYYTACDVGTYVSDMDVIARETRYVTGRSVEHGGAGDSSVLTAWGVFQGMRAAAEHVWGVPTLHGKRVGLAGLGKVGKYLLGHLLDDGAEVVATDVNPRALEWARTTHPQVTLVDDPATLVAADIDVYAPCALGGALNDDTVAVLRAKVIAGAANNQLAHPGVEKLLADRGILYAPDYVVNAGGVIQVADEIEGFDFERAKLRATGIYDTTREILRLADTDGVPPAVAADRLAERRMADIGRLRTIHLR is encoded by the coding sequence ATGGGCGTATTCGCCACCACGGACGATCCCGAGGCCATGGGCCACGAGCAGGTCGTGTTCTGCCAGGACAGGCAGACCGGCCTGAAAGCGATCATCGGCATCTACTCCACCGCGCTGGGCCCCGCGCTCGGCGGCACCCGCTTCTACCCGTACGACAGCGAGGAGGCCGCCCTCGCCGACGTACTCGACCTCTCCCGTGGCATGGCGTACAAGAACGCCCTCGCCGGCCTGGACCTGGGCGGCGGCAAGGCGGTGATCTGGGGCGACCCGGAGCAGATCAAGAGCGAGGCGCTGCTGCGGGCGTACGGCCGCTTCGTGCAGTCGTTGGGCGGCCGGTACTACACCGCCTGCGACGTCGGCACCTACGTGTCGGACATGGACGTGATCGCCCGCGAGACCCGGTACGTCACCGGCCGCAGTGTGGAGCACGGTGGGGCGGGAGACTCCTCGGTCCTCACCGCCTGGGGCGTGTTCCAGGGGATGCGGGCGGCGGCCGAGCACGTCTGGGGCGTACCGACCCTGCACGGCAAGCGGGTCGGTCTCGCCGGGCTGGGCAAGGTCGGCAAGTACCTCCTCGGTCACCTGCTCGACGACGGCGCCGAGGTGGTCGCGACCGACGTGAACCCGCGGGCGCTGGAGTGGGCCCGGACCACCCACCCGCAGGTGACCCTCGTCGACGACCCGGCCACGCTGGTGGCTGCCGACATCGACGTGTACGCCCCGTGCGCCCTCGGCGGCGCGTTGAACGACGACACGGTGGCGGTGCTGCGCGCGAAGGTGATCGCCGGGGCGGCAAACAACCAGCTCGCCCACCCGGGTGTCGAGAAGCTGCTCGCCGACCGGGGCATCCTCTACGCGCCGGACTACGTGGTGAACGCCGGTGGCGTGATCCAGGTCGCGGACGAGATCGAGGGCTTCGACTTCGAGCGGGCCAAGCTGCGGGCAACCGGGATCTACGACACCACGCGGGAGATCCTCCGGCTCGCCGACACCGACGGCGTTCCGCCGGCCGTGGCCGCTGACCGGCTGGCCGAGCGCCGGATGGCGGACATTGGCCGGCTGCGCACCATCCACCTGCGCTGA
- a CDS encoding BldC family transcriptional regulator, which yields MASRTHEPEPLLTPAEVASMFRVDPKTVTRWAKAGKLSAIRTLGGHRRYRESEVRALLQGQIPQQRQGD from the coding sequence ATGGCATCGCGAACGCACGAACCAGAGCCGCTACTTACACCGGCCGAGGTAGCGTCGATGTTCCGTGTCGACCCGAAGACGGTGACCCGTTGGGCGAAGGCTGGCAAGCTCAGCGCCATCCGGACCCTCGGCGGCCACCGCCGCTACCGGGAGTCGGAGGTCAGGGCGTTGTTGCAGGGGCAGATCCCGCAGCAGCGCCAGGGCGACTGA
- a CDS encoding PPOX class F420-dependent oxidoreductase yields MTTLDRLAAEKYVLLTTFRKDGRAVPTPVWAVRDGDALAVWSAADAGKVKRIRRSGEVTVAPCDVRGRPHGAAVPARASLYDPGATNRIRGLIKQKYRVIGRLTLLGSRLRRGEGGTVGIRIELTEQEERPALRRPEA; encoded by the coding sequence GTGACCACGTTGGACCGCCTCGCAGCGGAGAAATACGTTCTCCTCACGACCTTCCGCAAGGACGGCCGGGCAGTGCCGACCCCGGTCTGGGCGGTGCGCGACGGTGATGCCCTGGCGGTCTGGTCGGCAGCCGACGCGGGCAAGGTGAAGCGGATCCGGCGCAGCGGAGAGGTCACGGTGGCGCCGTGTGACGTACGCGGTCGGCCGCACGGTGCGGCGGTGCCGGCCCGCGCGAGTCTCTACGACCCCGGGGCGACCAACCGGATCCGTGGCCTGATCAAGCAGAAGTACCGGGTGATCGGCCGGCTGACGCTGCTCGGCAGCCGGCTGCGCCGGGGCGAGGGCGGCACGGTGGGGATCCGGATCGAGCTGACCGAACAGGAGGAACGGCCAGCTCTGCGGCGGCCGGAAGCATGA
- a CDS encoding class I SAM-dependent methyltransferase, translating into MTGEPRIGDVFGELLRDALAVATGVGPRPLAGGRLPRPVIEIIERDDGLINGAPAAHYLDEPPDWQPHDHRAVDRVRGSTLDIGVGAGRIALRLQERGVPVTGLDVSPGALEVCRRRGVRDLVPGTVDEHAESGRRYDTFLLLGNNLGLLEGRERAPAFLAALAAMARPGAQVIAHGTNPYGTRDPVHTGYHEYNRRRGRLGGQLRLRLRYRELSTPWFDYLVCSPDELADLVRGSAWRLVDVDDRDAPYYLATLQLPG; encoded by the coding sequence GTGACGGGAGAACCACGGATCGGTGACGTCTTCGGGGAACTGCTGCGCGACGCGTTGGCCGTGGCCACCGGGGTCGGTCCCCGACCACTGGCCGGCGGACGTCTGCCCCGCCCGGTCATCGAGATCATCGAGCGGGACGACGGGTTGATCAACGGTGCGCCGGCCGCGCACTACCTCGATGAGCCGCCGGACTGGCAACCGCACGACCACCGGGCGGTGGACCGGGTACGCGGCAGCACGCTGGACATCGGCGTCGGCGCCGGGCGGATCGCGCTGCGGCTACAGGAGCGCGGCGTACCGGTGACCGGGCTGGACGTCTCACCCGGGGCGCTTGAGGTATGTCGTCGCCGGGGCGTACGCGACCTGGTGCCGGGCACGGTCGACGAGCACGCCGAGAGCGGGCGGCGCTACGACACCTTCCTGCTGCTCGGCAACAACCTCGGCCTGCTTGAGGGGCGGGAACGCGCGCCCGCTTTCCTGGCCGCCCTGGCGGCGATGGCCCGACCGGGGGCGCAGGTGATCGCGCACGGCACGAATCCGTACGGCACCCGCGACCCGGTGCACACCGGCTACCACGAGTACAACCGCCGGCGGGGGCGGCTCGGCGGGCAGCTGCGGCTGCGGCTGCGCTATCGCGAGCTGAGTACGCCCTGGTTCGACTACCTGGTCTGCTCGCCCGACGAACTGGCCGACCTGGTACGCGGCTCCGCCTGGCGACTGGTGGACGTGGACGACCGGGACGCCCCGTACTACCTGGCCACCCTCCAACTGCCCGGCTGA
- a CDS encoding 3-hydroxyacyl-CoA dehydrogenase family protein — MTERFVVVGAGTMGLGIGYVAADAGHLVELVELDRARGDAAMERLARLWDRAVERGKLTAEQAAANRERVTLRAGLAEVAAEPDVIVEAVPERLDLKRAVLAEAEALHPALLGSNTSSIPITQLAEGLARPDRFCGLHFFNPVWAMVLLEIVVGPATAAETTTAAVALAGRLGKDPVVVRDLPGFATSRLGVTLGLEAIRMVADGVASPADIDKAMALGYRHPVGPLELTDLVGLDVRLDIARTLQAAYGERFAPPPLLVEMVAAGRLGKKSGQGFYHWADGVRSGGTELPGSAATR, encoded by the coding sequence ATGACTGAGCGGTTCGTGGTGGTCGGGGCGGGCACGATGGGCCTCGGTATCGGGTACGTGGCGGCGGACGCCGGCCACCTGGTGGAACTGGTGGAGCTGGACCGGGCGCGCGGCGACGCGGCGATGGAACGCCTCGCGCGGTTGTGGGATCGGGCCGTGGAACGCGGCAAGCTGACCGCCGAGCAGGCCGCAGCCAACCGGGAGCGGGTCACCCTGCGGGCGGGGCTCGCCGAGGTGGCGGCGGAACCGGATGTGATCGTGGAGGCCGTGCCGGAGCGGCTCGACCTGAAACGCGCGGTACTTGCCGAGGCGGAGGCGCTGCACCCGGCCCTGCTCGGCAGCAACACCTCAAGCATCCCCATCACCCAACTTGCCGAGGGATTGGCCCGACCGGACCGCTTCTGCGGGCTGCACTTCTTCAACCCGGTCTGGGCCATGGTGCTGCTGGAGATCGTGGTCGGCCCGGCCACCGCCGCCGAGACCACCACTGCGGCCGTCGCGCTCGCCGGCCGGCTGGGCAAGGACCCCGTCGTGGTACGCGACCTGCCCGGCTTCGCCACGTCGCGGCTCGGGGTGACCCTCGGGCTGGAGGCGATCCGGATGGTCGCCGACGGGGTGGCCAGCCCGGCCGACATCGACAAGGCGATGGCGCTCGGCTACCGGCACCCGGTCGGGCCGCTGGAACTGACCGACCTGGTCGGCCTGGACGTCCGCCTCGACATCGCCCGTACCCTCCAGGCCGCGTACGGGGAGCGGTTCGCTCCGCCGCCGCTGCTTGTGGAGATGGTTGCCGCCGGCCGGTTGGGCAAGAAGTCCGGCCAGGGCTTCTATCACTGGGCCGACGGGGTCCGTTCGGGCGGCACCGAGCTGCCCGGGTCGGCGGCGACGCGATGA
- a CDS encoding enoyl-CoA hydratase/isomerase family protein, whose translation MSAGLRVEERADRLVVTLDRPEKRNAIDADLIAALHEVCAELEARPRMLLLTGGTDGIFAGGADIGQLRERGRLDALAAINLAAFARIRALPMPTVAAIDGPALGGGAELAYACDLRVCTQRAVFGQPEVRLGILAGAGATHRLPALVGEARAKELLFTGRRVDAAEALRIGLVNSVVATPEALLPAAHELIDEMAKGSALALRLTKLAVDAPPAAHPQLDLVSQAVLFEDEEKRQRMTDFLERRRGR comes from the coding sequence ATGAGCGCCGGGCTGCGGGTCGAGGAGCGCGCGGACCGGCTGGTGGTCACCCTGGACCGGCCGGAGAAGCGCAACGCCATCGACGCCGACCTGATCGCCGCGCTGCACGAGGTCTGCGCCGAGTTGGAAGCCCGCCCCCGGATGCTGCTGCTGACCGGGGGCACCGACGGGATCTTCGCCGGTGGGGCGGACATCGGTCAGCTGCGCGAGCGGGGCCGGCTGGACGCGCTCGCGGCGATCAACCTGGCTGCCTTCGCCCGGATCCGGGCACTGCCGATGCCGACCGTGGCGGCGATCGACGGTCCGGCGTTGGGTGGTGGCGCCGAACTGGCGTACGCCTGTGACTTGCGGGTGTGCACCCAGCGGGCGGTTTTCGGGCAGCCGGAGGTACGACTGGGCATCCTGGCCGGCGCCGGGGCGACCCACCGGCTGCCGGCGCTGGTCGGCGAGGCCCGCGCCAAGGAGTTGCTCTTCACCGGGCGGCGGGTGGACGCCGCCGAGGCGTTGCGGATCGGCCTGGTGAACAGCGTGGTGGCGACACCGGAGGCGCTGCTGCCGGCGGCCCACGAGTTGATCGACGAGATGGCCAAGGGCTCGGCGTTGGCGCTGCGGTTGACCAAGCTCGCGGTCGACGCCCCGCCCGCCGCCCACCCGCAGCTGGATCTGGTCAGCCAGGCGGTGCTCTTCGAGGACGAGGAGAAGCGGCAACGGATGACGGATTTCCTCGAGCGGCGGCGCGGTCGCTGA
- a CDS encoding ABC transporter substrate-binding protein yields the protein MHMSRGSRTAALVACAALLLATSACGDDQPEEATTQQVRLYGTDGNMSNSYPDELGDRASLVDGMKGTTPLTPLPEDFKKRLRTVDPQLDGFLYAAEAYDAVVISALAAEVAGTTDPAAIAKQIIGVTNEGTRCGTPAQCLRLARDGEDIEYRSVSITRAGFTDAGEPATASYATLHFDGERLNDAKTEFVGAGDESAASAKAPPRAGDPTGDGDAPLVLGGLLPKTGDLALAYPPLAAGVALAIQEINKAGGVLGEDVVWIDGDDGTNPEVAKATVARHLDGGVHVIIGAGGSGISAAVLEDVVKAGRILFSPSNTAATLTDAEDNGLYFRTAPPDSLQGRALADVILRDGPQKIAIVARKDSYGEGLQDVVRSELERAGFGGDKVRLLSYEPGEGADAPPIDFSDGAKQIKEFGADAVLIIGFGESAAVVRALADANVPLAALARR from the coding sequence ATGCACATGTCACGCGGCTCGCGGACGGCCGCTCTGGTCGCCTGCGCAGCGCTCCTGCTCGCCACCAGCGCCTGCGGGGATGACCAGCCCGAGGAGGCGACCACCCAACAGGTGCGCCTCTACGGCACCGACGGCAACATGTCGAACTCGTACCCGGACGAGCTGGGGGATCGCGCCAGCCTGGTGGACGGCATGAAGGGCACCACTCCCCTCACGCCGCTGCCGGAGGATTTCAAGAAGCGGCTACGGACCGTCGATCCGCAGTTGGACGGTTTCCTGTACGCCGCCGAGGCGTACGACGCGGTGGTGATCAGCGCCCTCGCGGCGGAGGTCGCCGGCACCACCGATCCGGCGGCGATCGCCAAGCAGATCATCGGCGTCACCAACGAGGGCACCCGCTGCGGCACTCCGGCCCAGTGTCTGCGGCTGGCCCGCGACGGCGAGGACATCGAGTACCGCAGCGTCTCGATCACCCGGGCGGGCTTCACCGACGCCGGCGAGCCGGCCACCGCGAGCTACGCGACGCTGCACTTCGACGGCGAGCGGCTCAACGACGCCAAGACGGAGTTCGTCGGCGCGGGCGACGAGTCGGCGGCGAGCGCCAAGGCCCCGCCGCGGGCTGGCGACCCGACCGGCGATGGGGATGCCCCACTCGTCCTCGGCGGGCTGCTACCGAAGACAGGTGACCTGGCGCTTGCCTATCCGCCGTTGGCCGCCGGGGTGGCGCTGGCCATCCAGGAGATCAACAAGGCCGGTGGGGTGCTCGGCGAGGACGTGGTCTGGATCGACGGCGACGACGGGACCAACCCCGAGGTCGCCAAGGCGACCGTGGCCCGTCACCTCGACGGCGGCGTGCACGTGATCATCGGTGCCGGTGGCTCCGGGATCTCCGCCGCCGTGCTGGAGGACGTGGTCAAGGCGGGGCGGATCCTCTTCTCCCCCTCCAACACCGCGGCGACCCTGACCGACGCGGAGGACAACGGCCTCTACTTCCGCACCGCCCCGCCGGACAGCCTCCAGGGCCGGGCGCTTGCCGACGTCATCCTTCGGGACGGGCCGCAGAAGATTGCCATCGTGGCGCGTAAGGACTCCTACGGTGAAGGGCTCCAGGACGTCGTCCGCTCCGAGCTGGAGCGGGCCGGTTTCGGCGGCGACAAGGTACGGCTGCTCAGCTACGAGCCGGGCGAGGGTGCCGACGCCCCGCCGATCGACTTCAGCGACGGCGCCAAGCAGATCAAGGAGTTCGGCGCGGACGCCGTCCTGATCATCGGCTTCGGCGAGTCCGCCGCGGTGGTCCGGGCGCTCGCGGACGCCAACGTACCCCTGGCGGCACTGGCCCGGCGCTGA
- a CDS encoding SRPBCC family protein, with amino-acid sequence MGHGMADATDIRQDHDRFALRSTLLVPSSADRAYEVFTGNLADWWVTEYTWSGPGVLAELGMEPRAGGMLYEIGPYGFRNDWGRVLTWDPPRRLVFTWQIGADRAPVPDPARASEVEVLFTPEGDATLIEVTHRHFDRHGEAAEGYREALTAGWHELLSRFATTLADRRA; translated from the coding sequence ATGGGACACGGGATGGCCGATGCGACCGACATCAGGCAGGACCATGACCGGTTCGCGCTCCGCAGCACCCTGCTGGTTCCCAGCTCCGCCGACCGGGCGTACGAGGTGTTCACCGGCAACCTCGCCGACTGGTGGGTGACGGAATACACCTGGTCCGGGCCGGGCGTGCTCGCCGAGCTGGGGATGGAGCCCCGGGCCGGTGGGATGCTCTACGAGATCGGCCCCTACGGATTCCGCAACGACTGGGGTCGGGTACTCACCTGGGACCCGCCCCGCCGGCTCGTCTTCACCTGGCAGATCGGCGCGGACCGCGCGCCGGTGCCCGACCCCGCGCGGGCCAGCGAGGTCGAGGTGCTCTTCACTCCCGAAGGGGATGCCACCCTCATCGAGGTCACGCACCGGCACTTCGACCGGCATGGCGAGGCGGCGGAAGGCTACCGCGAGGCGTTGACCGCCGGCTGGCACGAGCTGTTGTCCCGCTTCGCCACCACGCTGGCCGACCGCCGGGCGTGA